In one window of Streptomyces sp. NBC_01224 DNA:
- a CDS encoding peptidoglycan-binding domain-containing protein, protein MKRRTAFLALGAVTVAAAVTGGVLFLGDDGDAGASGRAGDLPPAIATVVRTDLVQSKTVDGKLDFAQRRAVKSAVEGTVTVAASEGKTLTMGQALYELNDKPVTLLYGPVPMFREMKAGDRGSDVLQLERNLRDLGYGANLYVDARYDENTEAAVKQWQKSLNRETTGKVGKGDVVFQPDRVKVVTADAALADQVGPDTAVLTVASTKPVVRAQLDQGDGALTSRGTKVEVTLPSGKTATGKVARTVRPEASAGESDAAQNGITVEVVLDGGMSAASGEDAKASASVKFVSEARKGVLAVPVEAVVALRGENGGYGLQVVQGATSKMVRVETGMTADGQIEVSGPDVREGLKVGVAKS, encoded by the coding sequence GTGAAGCGTCGCACCGCCTTCCTCGCGCTCGGTGCGGTGACCGTCGCCGCCGCCGTCACGGGGGGAGTCCTGTTCCTCGGCGACGACGGCGACGCGGGCGCCTCCGGGAGGGCGGGCGACCTGCCGCCCGCCATCGCGACCGTCGTACGTACCGACCTCGTGCAGTCAAAGACGGTCGACGGCAAGCTCGACTTCGCGCAGCGCCGCGCCGTCAAGTCCGCCGTCGAGGGCACCGTCACGGTGGCCGCATCCGAAGGGAAGACACTGACCATGGGGCAGGCACTGTACGAGCTGAACGACAAGCCCGTCACCCTCCTCTACGGGCCGGTCCCGATGTTCCGCGAGATGAAGGCGGGCGACCGGGGCAGCGACGTGCTCCAGCTGGAGCGCAATCTGCGCGACCTGGGGTACGGAGCGAACCTCTACGTCGACGCGCGGTACGACGAGAACACCGAGGCCGCCGTCAAGCAATGGCAGAAGTCGCTGAACCGTGAGACCACCGGCAAGGTCGGCAAGGGCGATGTCGTCTTCCAGCCCGACCGGGTCAAGGTCGTCACCGCTGACGCGGCGCTCGCCGACCAGGTCGGCCCGGACACGGCCGTGCTGACGGTCGCCTCGACCAAGCCGGTCGTCCGCGCGCAGCTCGACCAGGGCGACGGCGCGCTCACCTCCCGGGGCACCAAGGTCGAGGTCACCCTCCCGAGCGGGAAGACGGCGACCGGCAAGGTGGCCCGGACGGTGCGCCCCGAGGCGTCCGCCGGGGAGAGCGATGCCGCGCAGAACGGCATCACCGTCGAGGTCGTCCTGGACGGCGGGATGAGCGCCGCGTCCGGCGAGGACGCCAAGGCGTCGGCGAGCGTGAAGTTCGTCAGCGAGGCGCGCAAGGGGGTCCTCGCGGTCCCCGTCGAGGCGGTCGTCGCCCTGCGCGGCGAGAACGGCGGCTACGGCCTCCAAGTCGTCCAGGGCGCCACCTCGAAGATGGTGCGGGTGGAGACGGGCATGACCGCCGACGGGCAGATCGAGGTCAGCGGCCCTGACGTGCGCGAGGGCCTGAAGGTCGGAGTGGCGAAGTCATGA
- a CDS encoding ABC transporter permease, which produces MKNGLKPSRLSPRDILRVGAVGLRARRARVVLSALGIAIGIATMVAVVGLSESSRADLMAQLDRLGTNLLTAEAGEDAMGQPIKLPKNAVAMVERVGPVQHATATADVDARIRRSDVVPEERTAGVTTQAARIDLLSALGGEVDQGVWLSPVGERLPTTVLGAVAADRLGITRTGETIMMNDTRVVVVGILKPLELVPNLDRVAMVGFPAAERYFGFDGHPTTIFERSTDASVEDVRAVLARTISPGNEAGVKVSRPSDALAAKAATDEGLTTLMLGLGAVALLVGGVGVANTMVISVLERRQEIGLRRSLGATRNAIRLQFLTESLLLSALGGATGALLGAAATYGFARVQGWTAVVPLWSLAGGLAATLLIGVVAGLYPAIRASRLHPTVALNAT; this is translated from the coding sequence ATGAAGAACGGCCTCAAGCCCTCCCGTCTCTCCCCGCGCGACATCCTCCGCGTCGGTGCGGTCGGCCTTCGCGCGCGCCGCGCGCGCGTGGTGCTCTCGGCGCTCGGCATCGCCATCGGTATCGCGACCATGGTCGCGGTCGTCGGCCTGTCCGAGTCGAGCCGCGCGGACCTGATGGCCCAGCTCGACCGCCTCGGCACCAACCTCCTCACCGCCGAGGCGGGCGAGGACGCCATGGGGCAGCCGATCAAACTCCCCAAGAACGCGGTCGCGATGGTCGAGCGTGTCGGCCCGGTCCAGCACGCCACGGCCACCGCCGACGTCGACGCGCGCATCCGCCGCAGCGACGTGGTCCCCGAGGAGCGCACCGCCGGCGTCACCACCCAGGCGGCCCGCATCGACCTGCTGTCCGCGCTCGGCGGCGAGGTCGACCAGGGCGTCTGGCTGAGTCCGGTCGGCGAACGCCTCCCGACGACGGTCCTCGGCGCGGTGGCGGCGGACCGCCTCGGAATCACCCGCACCGGCGAGACGATCATGATGAACGACACGCGCGTGGTCGTCGTGGGCATCCTCAAACCACTCGAACTGGTCCCCAACCTGGACCGGGTGGCCATGGTCGGATTCCCCGCCGCCGAGCGTTACTTCGGCTTCGACGGCCACCCCACCACCATCTTCGAGCGCTCCACGGACGCCTCGGTGGAGGACGTACGGGCGGTCCTGGCCCGCACCATCAGCCCCGGCAACGAGGCGGGCGTCAAGGTCTCCCGGCCCTCGGACGCGCTGGCCGCCAAGGCCGCCACCGACGAGGGCCTGACGACCCTGATGCTCGGCCTGGGCGCGGTGGCCCTCCTGGTCGGCGGTGTGGGCGTCGCCAACACCATGGTCATCTCCGTCCTGGAACGCCGCCAGGAGATCGGCCTGCGCCGCTCGCTGGGCGCGACACGCAACGCGATCCGGCTCCAGTTCCTGACCGAGTCGCTGCTGCTGTCGGCGCTGGGCGGGGCGACGGGCGCGCTGCTGGGCGCGGCGGCGACGTACGGCTTCGCGCGGGTCCAGGGGTGGACGGCGGTGGTCCCGCTCTGGTCCCTGGCGGGCGGCCTGGCCGCCACCCTCCTGATCGGCGTGGTCGCGGGCCTCTATCCGGCGATCCGCGCCTCCCGTCTCCACCCGACGGTGGCTCTGAACGCGACGTGA
- a CDS encoding ABC transporter permease: protein MSATLTETPRTGRAPGPRLLRGLNWLVVRQHRAALLTVLAAMVLGSIWIAYQRGRMGQTLEAAGWPEKELAQPTFASTGLSLTVTALSALPVILAVFLGAPLIAGDQEHGTAQLVTTQSVSRRRWLTTKLVWCYAAVVVSGAVLSAFFTWWWKPYRSVFPSLWPDGPVFDNTGPVLPALCLFLTAAGITFGLLLRRVLASMLVTFVFAAIVEVVWGEMRVYLAPSRMLTYPLNGDMPARLNESHELDRWIGSADGHLYGWGLCAKTTEAASDACIKEHGIVNNVVEYLGYDQMPSMQWTGAGILLAATAVLTVFTLWRVSRSPL, encoded by the coding sequence ATGAGCGCCACCCTGACCGAGACGCCCCGAACCGGACGGGCGCCCGGACCCCGTCTGCTGCGCGGACTGAACTGGCTCGTCGTACGTCAGCACCGGGCCGCGCTGCTCACCGTGCTCGCCGCGATGGTCCTCGGCTCGATCTGGATCGCGTACCAGCGCGGCCGGATGGGCCAGACGCTCGAAGCCGCGGGCTGGCCGGAGAAGGAGCTGGCGCAGCCGACCTTCGCCTCGACGGGACTCAGTCTCACCGTCACGGCCCTGAGCGCGCTGCCCGTGATCCTCGCCGTCTTCCTCGGCGCCCCGCTGATCGCGGGCGATCAGGAGCACGGCACCGCGCAGCTGGTCACCACCCAGTCCGTGTCCCGGCGTCGCTGGCTGACGACGAAGCTCGTCTGGTGCTACGCGGCCGTGGTCGTGTCCGGCGCGGTGCTCTCGGCGTTCTTCACCTGGTGGTGGAAGCCCTATCGCTCGGTGTTCCCCAGTCTGTGGCCGGACGGGCCGGTCTTCGACAACACCGGTCCGGTACTCCCCGCGCTCTGCCTCTTCCTGACCGCCGCCGGCATCACCTTCGGCTTGCTGCTGCGCCGTGTCCTCGCGTCCATGTTGGTCACGTTCGTCTTCGCCGCGATCGTCGAGGTCGTCTGGGGCGAGATGCGCGTATACCTCGCACCGTCACGCATGCTCACCTACCCGCTCAACGGCGACATGCCCGCACGGCTGAACGAGTCGCACGAGCTGGACCGCTGGATCGGCTCCGCCGACGGCCATCTCTACGGCTGGGGGCTGTGCGCCAAGACCACGGAAGCGGCCTCGGACGCCTGCATCAAGGAGCACGGCATCGTCAACAACGTCGTCGAGTACCTCGGTTACGACCAAATGCCGTCCATGCAGTGGACCGGGGCCGGCATCCTGCTCGCGGCCACCGCCGTGCTCACCGTGTTCACCCTGTGGCGGGTGTCCCGGAGCCCCCTTTAG
- a CDS encoding ABC transporter ATP-binding protein, translating into MADALTPGGASGAWALEARGLGKRYRRGWALRDCSFRLPAGRICGLVGPNGAGKSTLLGLATRQVQPTEGELRVFGVPVDDPAVMPRFAFLGQDKPLFKRFTVAETLRLGSELNPGWDMTAAERIVRSGQVPMHARIGTLSGGQRTRVAFALAFGKRPDLLLLDEPMSDLDPLARHDMSALLMSEAVERGTTVVMSSHMLSELEDMCDYLLVLADGRIRMAGDADALVPAHALVTGLATGGDPAASLTPHTVVEARVQGRQFHALVRPNGPLSGDWVVAEPSLEEVLLAHLRSSDAPPLFTPGARIEAEGIHTS; encoded by the coding sequence ATGGCAGACGCATTGACTCCGGGCGGCGCGTCCGGCGCATGGGCGCTGGAGGCCCGCGGCCTGGGTAAGCGCTACCGTCGCGGCTGGGCGCTGCGCGACTGCTCGTTCCGGCTGCCGGCCGGGCGGATCTGCGGTCTCGTCGGCCCCAACGGCGCGGGGAAGAGCACCCTGTTGGGACTCGCGACCCGGCAGGTGCAGCCGACAGAGGGTGAACTCCGCGTCTTCGGCGTGCCCGTGGACGATCCCGCGGTGATGCCGAGATTCGCCTTCCTCGGGCAGGACAAACCGCTGTTCAAGCGGTTCACCGTGGCGGAGACGCTGCGTCTGGGCAGCGAGCTCAACCCCGGCTGGGACATGACCGCGGCGGAGCGGATCGTACGGTCGGGCCAGGTGCCGATGCACGCCCGGATCGGCACTCTCTCCGGTGGTCAGCGCACCCGAGTCGCATTCGCGCTCGCCTTCGGCAAGCGGCCCGACCTGCTGCTGCTCGACGAGCCGATGTCCGACCTCGATCCGCTGGCCCGCCACGACATGAGTGCCCTCCTGATGTCGGAGGCCGTGGAGCGCGGCACCACGGTGGTGATGTCCTCGCACATGCTGTCCGAGCTGGAGGACATGTGCGACTACCTGCTGGTCCTCGCCGACGGCAGGATCCGGATGGCGGGCGACGCGGACGCCCTCGTCCCGGCCCACGCGCTGGTCACGGGACTCGCCACCGGCGGGGACCCGGCCGCCTCGCTGACTCCCCACACGGTGGTCGAAGCCCGCGTCCAGGGCAGGCAGTTCCACGCGCTGGTGCGGCCGAACGGCCCGCTGTCGGGTGACTGGGTGGTCGCCGAACCCAGCCTGGAGGAAGTGCTGCTGGCGCACCTCCGCTCGTCGGACGCACCCCCGTTGTTCACACCCGGTGCCCGCATCGAGGCCGAAGGGATCCACACCTCATGA
- a CDS encoding ABC transporter ATP-binding protein: MTVSSDAVIELQDATKSYPGGVHALRRVNLTVEEGELLAVVGPSGSGKSTMLNVMGTLDKPTTGTVRVAGYDVSELSDSRLSALRARHIGFVFQHFHLAAGRDAVDNVADGLLYAGVPLKERRTRAREALARVRLDHRYSHTPNELSGGEKQRVAIARALVGDPRLLLADEPTGALDTASGKIVMELLHELNASGTTICVITHDNEIADSLPRRVRFKDGEIVSDSRSGARSASRTEEVGS, translated from the coding sequence ATGACGGTCTCATCGGACGCGGTGATCGAACTGCAGGACGCCACCAAGTCGTACCCCGGCGGCGTCCACGCCCTGCGCAGAGTGAACCTCACCGTCGAAGAGGGCGAACTGCTCGCCGTCGTCGGCCCGTCCGGCTCCGGCAAGTCCACGATGCTCAACGTCATGGGCACCCTCGACAAGCCCACCACGGGCACCGTCCGGGTCGCCGGGTACGACGTGTCCGAGCTCTCCGACTCCCGGCTCTCCGCACTGCGCGCCCGCCACATCGGCTTCGTGTTCCAGCACTTCCACCTGGCGGCGGGGCGCGACGCGGTGGACAACGTCGCCGACGGGCTGCTGTACGCGGGCGTACCGCTGAAGGAACGGCGCACGCGTGCGCGGGAAGCGCTCGCCAGGGTTCGACTGGACCACCGCTACTCGCACACGCCGAACGAGCTGTCCGGCGGTGAGAAGCAGCGCGTGGCCATCGCCCGCGCCCTGGTGGGAGATCCCCGGCTGCTGCTGGCGGACGAACCGACCGGGGCGCTGGACACCGCGTCCGGCAAGATCGTCATGGAGCTGCTGCACGAGCTGAACGCGTCCGGCACCACCATCTGCGTGATCACCCACGACAACGAGATCGCGGACTCGCTGCCGCGCCGGGTCCGCTTCAAGGACGGGGAGATCGTCTCGGACTCGCGTTCCGGCGCGCGCTCCGCCTCCCGTACGGAAGAGGTCGGTTCATGA
- a CDS encoding prolyl oligopeptidase family serine peptidase — protein MVSTGPYGTWPSPIDARLAASHDGRPEYVGVVGDEVWWTEPRPAEAGRRALIRRRADGTGDSVLPAPWNVRSRVIEYGGQPWAGAERAEGGPLIVFVHFADQRLYAYTPDEPGEPRPLTPVSAVGGGLRWVDPQLHLDRGDRGEVWCVLEEFTGEQPTDLRRVIAAVPLDGSAAEDRSAVRELTDDSHRFVTGPRLSPDGRRAAWLAWDHPRMPWDGTEVMLADVAEDGTFQHTWSFGGGPEESVPQIEWDAEGRLLFASDRSGWWNLYRADPHRGAVALCPRELEFAGPLWKIGLSWFRPLENGLIATVHGKGTTTLGILDPETGELVDVAGPWTEWAESLAAHGSRIVGIAASPYSAYEVVELDTATGRTRIIGTPHEDAVDPAYYPQPEDRTFTGPDGREIHAHIYPPRSPDRVGPDGELPPYVVWAHGGPTGHAALVLDLEIAYFTSRGIGVAEVNYGGSTGYGRTYRNRLREQWGVVDVEDCAAVAEALAAEGTADRRRLAIRGGSAGGWTTAASLTGTDVYACGTIIYPILDLTGWGTDETHDFESQYLESLVGPLAEVPARYRERSPVTRTDHLTTPFLLLQGLDDPICPPVQCERFLAEVEGRGIPHAYLTFEGEGHGFRRADTMVRALEAELSLYGQTFGIDCPDVPRLELKK, from the coding sequence ATGGTGTCCACAGGTCCCTACGGAACGTGGCCTTCGCCGATCGACGCGCGGCTGGCCGCCTCGCACGACGGCCGTCCGGAGTACGTCGGCGTGGTCGGCGACGAGGTGTGGTGGACGGAGCCGCGCCCCGCCGAGGCGGGCCGCCGCGCCCTGATCCGCCGCCGCGCGGACGGGACCGGTGACAGCGTCCTGCCCGCTCCGTGGAACGTACGGAGCCGGGTCATCGAATACGGCGGACAGCCCTGGGCCGGGGCCGAACGCGCCGAGGGCGGACCGCTGATCGTCTTCGTCCACTTCGCCGACCAGCGGCTGTACGCCTACACCCCCGACGAGCCCGGCGAGCCCCGGCCGCTCACCCCGGTCTCGGCCGTCGGCGGCGGGCTGCGGTGGGTCGACCCGCAGCTCCACCTCGACCGGGGCGACCGGGGCGAAGTGTGGTGCGTCCTGGAGGAGTTCACCGGCGAGCAGCCCACCGACCTGCGCCGGGTGATCGCCGCCGTACCACTGGACGGCTCGGCCGCCGAGGACCGCTCCGCGGTACGCGAACTCACCGACGACAGCCACCGGTTCGTCACCGGGCCGAGACTCTCGCCCGACGGGCGGCGGGCGGCCTGGCTCGCCTGGGACCATCCGCGCATGCCGTGGGACGGCACCGAGGTGATGCTCGCGGACGTCGCCGAGGACGGTACGTTCCAGCACACCTGGAGCTTCGGCGGCGGCCCCGAGGAATCGGTGCCGCAGATCGAATGGGATGCCGAGGGGCGGCTTCTCTTCGCCAGCGACCGTAGCGGCTGGTGGAACCTGTACCGCGCCGACCCGCACCGGGGCGCGGTCGCGCTCTGCCCCCGGGAGCTGGAGTTCGCCGGACCGCTGTGGAAGATCGGCCTCAGCTGGTTCCGGCCGCTGGAGAACGGCCTGATCGCCACCGTCCACGGCAAGGGCACCACCACGCTCGGCATACTCGACCCGGAGACCGGCGAACTCGTCGACGTCGCCGGGCCCTGGACCGAATGGGCCGAGTCGCTCGCCGCGCACGGCAGCAGGATCGTCGGCATCGCCGCGAGCCCGTACAGCGCCTACGAGGTCGTCGAGCTGGACACCGCGACCGGACGCACCCGGATCATCGGCACACCGCACGAGGACGCCGTCGACCCCGCCTACTACCCGCAGCCCGAGGACCGCACCTTCACCGGGCCCGACGGCCGGGAGATCCACGCCCACATCTACCCGCCGCGGAGCCCCGACCGGGTCGGCCCCGACGGCGAACTGCCGCCCTATGTGGTCTGGGCGCACGGTGGCCCCACCGGCCATGCCGCACTCGTCCTCGACCTGGAGATCGCCTACTTCACCTCGCGCGGCATCGGCGTCGCCGAGGTCAACTACGGCGGCTCCACCGGCTACGGCAGGACCTACCGCAACCGGCTGCGCGAACAGTGGGGCGTCGTCGACGTCGAGGACTGCGCGGCCGTCGCCGAAGCGCTGGCCGCCGAGGGCACGGCCGACCGTCGGCGGCTCGCCATCCGGGGCGGCAGCGCCGGCGGCTGGACCACCGCCGCCTCGCTGACCGGCACCGATGTCTACGCCTGCGGCACGATCATCTACCCCATCCTCGATCTGACCGGCTGGGGCACGGATGAGACCCATGACTTCGAATCGCAGTATCTGGAGTCCCTGGTGGGCCCGCTCGCCGAAGTCCCGGCGCGCTACCGCGAACGGTCGCCGGTCACCCGCACCGACCATCTGACCACGCCCTTCCTCCTGCTCCAGGGGCTGGACGATCCGATCTGCCCGCCCGTCCAGTGCGAGCGGTTCCTGGCCGAGGTCGAGGGGCGCGGCATCCCGCACGCGTATCTCACCTTCGAGGGGGAGGGGCACGGGTTCCGGCGCGCCGACACCATGGTCCGCGCCCTGGAGGCGGAACTCTCCCTGTACGGCCAGACTTTCGGCATCGACTGTCCCGACGTACCGCGGCTGGAGCTGAAGAAGTGA
- a CDS encoding M20/M25/M40 family metallo-hydrolase: MAEATHPQESAESVDERALDESVTFTSELIRIDTTNRGGGDCRERPAAEYVAERLAAAGLEPALLERTPGRTNVVARIAGTDPSADALLVHGHLDVVPAEAADWTVHPFSGEVRDGVVWGRGAIDMKNMDAMVLAVVRAWARNGVRPRRDIVIAYTADEEASAEDGSGFLADRHAELFEGCTEGISESGAFTFHAGQDMPLYPIAAGERGTAWLKLTARGKAGHGSKVNKANAVSALAAAVARIGEHRWPVRLTPTVRAALTEIAALHGIRPDLDAPGFDVDELLGKLGPAAALVAPTVRNSSNPTILEAGYKVNVIPGHATAFIDGRMVPGGEDEFHATLDRLTGPDVDWEFHHREVPLQAPVDSPTFAKLRAAIERFDPDGHVVPYCMSGGTDAKQFSRLGITGYGFSPLKLPAGFDYQALFHGVDERVPVDALHFGVRVLDHYLRTA, encoded by the coding sequence ATGGCTGAGGCGACCCACCCCCAGGAGAGCGCCGAGAGCGTTGACGAGCGGGCGCTCGACGAATCGGTGACGTTCACTTCCGAACTGATCCGGATCGACACCACCAACCGCGGCGGCGGTGACTGCCGGGAGCGACCGGCCGCCGAGTACGTTGCCGAGCGGCTGGCCGCCGCCGGACTGGAACCGGCCCTGCTGGAACGCACCCCGGGGCGCACCAACGTGGTGGCCCGAATCGCGGGAACCGACCCGTCCGCCGACGCCCTGCTCGTACACGGCCATCTCGACGTCGTCCCGGCCGAGGCCGCTGACTGGACCGTGCACCCCTTCTCCGGGGAGGTCCGCGACGGTGTCGTCTGGGGGCGGGGCGCCATCGACATGAAGAACATGGACGCGATGGTCCTGGCCGTCGTCCGGGCCTGGGCGCGGAACGGCGTCCGGCCCCGCCGCGACATCGTGATCGCGTACACCGCCGATGAGGAGGCCAGCGCCGAGGACGGCTCCGGCTTCCTCGCCGACCGGCACGCCGAACTCTTCGAAGGGTGTACGGAGGGCATCAGCGAATCCGGCGCCTTCACCTTCCACGCCGGTCAGGACATGCCGCTCTACCCGATCGCCGCCGGTGAGCGCGGCACCGCCTGGCTGAAACTCACCGCGCGCGGCAAGGCAGGGCACGGCTCCAAGGTCAACAAGGCCAACGCGGTCAGCGCACTCGCCGCGGCCGTCGCCAGGATCGGCGAACACCGGTGGCCGGTCCGGCTCACCCCGACCGTGCGCGCCGCGCTCACCGAGATCGCCGCGCTGCACGGGATCCGCCCCGACCTCGACGCCCCCGGCTTCGACGTGGACGAGCTCCTCGGCAAGCTCGGACCGGCCGCCGCCCTGGTCGCGCCGACCGTCCGCAACAGCTCCAACCCGACCATCCTGGAAGCCGGGTACAAGGTCAATGTGATCCCCGGCCACGCCACCGCGTTCATCGACGGCCGGATGGTCCCCGGCGGCGAGGACGAGTTCCACGCCACCCTGGACCGGCTGACCGGACCCGACGTCGACTGGGAGTTCCACCACCGCGAGGTCCCGCTGCAGGCGCCCGTCGACTCGCCGACCTTCGCGAAGCTGCGCGCCGCGATCGAACGCTTCGACCCGGACGGCCACGTCGTGCCGTACTGCATGTCGGGTGGCACGGACGCCAAGCAGTTCTCCCGGCTCGGCATCACCGGCTACGGCTTCTCACCGTTGAAGCTGCCCGCCGGCTTCGACTACCAGGCGCTGTTCCACGGCGTCGACGAACGCGTCCCCGTCGACGCACTGCACTTCGGTGTCCGCGTCCTCGACCACTACCTGCGCACGGCCTGA
- a CDS encoding M55 family metallopeptidase, translated as MKILISADMEGATGVTWPADVLPGTPQWERCRSMFTSDVNAAALGFYDGGADEVLINEAHWSMRNLLLEQLDDRVQMLTGRHKSLSMVEGVQHGDVDAIAFVGYHTGAGTEGVLAHTYLANSITGVWLNGARASEGLLNAHVVAEYGVPVVLVTGDDLTCVDADGYAPGARKVAVKDYVSRYAAVCRTPARTAADIRAAAKDATALAVRHTPVEGGPFTVELEFDAEHLAAAATVVPGVAPSGERRVAYTSATMYEGIRTFKAVTTIVSSAVEEQYG; from the coding sequence ATGAAGATCCTGATCAGCGCGGACATGGAAGGCGCCACCGGCGTGACCTGGCCGGCCGATGTGCTGCCGGGCACCCCGCAGTGGGAGCGGTGCCGCTCCATGTTCACCTCCGACGTGAACGCGGCGGCGCTCGGTTTCTACGACGGCGGCGCCGACGAGGTGCTCATCAACGAGGCCCACTGGTCCATGCGCAACCTCCTGCTGGAGCAGCTCGACGACCGGGTCCAGATGCTCACCGGCAGGCACAAGTCCCTTTCCATGGTGGAGGGCGTCCAGCACGGCGACGTCGATGCCATCGCCTTCGTCGGCTACCACACGGGCGCCGGTACGGAAGGGGTCCTCGCCCACACGTATCTGGCGAACTCCATCACCGGGGTCTGGCTCAACGGCGCCCGGGCCAGCGAGGGGCTCCTCAACGCGCATGTCGTGGCCGAGTACGGCGTTCCCGTCGTCCTCGTCACCGGCGACGATCTGACCTGCGTGGACGCGGACGGGTACGCCCCCGGGGCCCGCAAGGTCGCCGTGAAGGACTATGTGTCGCGGTACGCGGCGGTGTGCCGCACCCCGGCCCGTACCGCAGCGGACATCCGCGCGGCGGCCAAGGACGCGACCGCGCTCGCCGTACGGCACACCCCGGTGGAGGGCGGCCCCTTCACCGTCGAGCTGGAGTTCGACGCCGAGCATCTGGCCGCGGCGGCCACCGTGGTCCCCGGCGTGGCACCCAGCGGTGAACGGCGTGTCGCCTACACCAGCGCGACGATGTACGAAGGTATCCGCACGTTCAAGGCGGTGACGACGATCGTGTCGTCCGCCGTGGAGGAACAGTATGGCTGA
- a CDS encoding DinB family protein yields the protein MTWTAPRIERTTADCDQLNVPSTADERAMLEGWLRWHRETLLTKCAGLDPAQLAHTAAEPSNLTLLGLVRHMAEIERWWFRRSFAGEPIGDVFTGLDDGDEGIDGVDAAYAERDFAAFRAEVEACEAAVAGHGLDETFMSTTRGRLVSLRWVYLVMIQEYARHNGHADLLRERTDGATGDYPVPG from the coding sequence ATGACATGGACGGCACCCCGCATCGAACGTACGACAGCCGACTGCGACCAGCTGAACGTCCCGAGCACCGCGGACGAGCGAGCCATGCTGGAGGGCTGGCTCCGATGGCACAGGGAGACGCTGCTCACCAAGTGCGCCGGACTCGACCCGGCGCAGCTGGCGCACACCGCCGCCGAGCCGTCGAACCTCACTCTCCTCGGCCTGGTACGACACATGGCGGAGATCGAACGCTGGTGGTTCCGGCGGAGTTTCGCGGGTGAGCCGATCGGCGACGTCTTCACCGGCCTGGATGACGGGGACGAAGGCATCGACGGTGTCGACGCCGCGTACGCGGAACGCGACTTCGCCGCGTTCCGCGCCGAGGTCGAGGCGTGCGAGGCCGCCGTGGCGGGGCACGGTCTCGACGAGACGTTCATGTCGACGACCCGTGGCCGGCTCGTCAGCCTCCGCTGGGTGTACCTGGTGATGATCCAGGAGTACGCCCGCCACAACGGCCACGCGGACCTGCTGCGCGAACGGACCGACGGCGCCACGGGCGACTATCCAGTGCCGGGTTGA
- a CDS encoding GntR family transcriptional regulator, with translation MKTVVVFRIDRRSGVATYLQIVRQVEQALRMGALEEGDRLPTAAQVAAETKVNPNTTLKAYRELERAGLAEVRQGAGTFITRSLAPAQEGLDSPLRASLAQWLDEARSQGLSGQEVTALFRSAYAAVYPSGTDG, from the coding sequence GTGAAGACCGTGGTCGTATTCCGAATCGACAGACGCAGCGGAGTGGCGACGTACCTCCAGATCGTGCGACAGGTCGAACAGGCTCTGCGGATGGGCGCCCTGGAGGAGGGCGACCGGCTGCCCACGGCCGCGCAGGTCGCGGCGGAGACCAAGGTCAACCCGAACACGACCCTCAAGGCGTACCGCGAGCTGGAGCGCGCGGGTCTGGCCGAGGTCCGGCAGGGAGCAGGCACCTTCATCACCCGTTCCCTCGCCCCGGCCCAGGAGGGCCTCGACTCCCCGTTGCGCGCCTCGCTCGCCCAGTGGCTGGACGAGGCACGGTCTCAGGGGCTCAGCGGCCAGGAGGTCACCGCCCTGTTCCGCTCGGCCTATGCGGCTGTGTATCCGTCCGGGACGGACGGCTGA